One segment of Leptospirillum ferrooxidans C2-3 DNA contains the following:
- the trpB gene encoding tryptophan synthase subunit beta, with the protein MPDHSGYFGEFGGRFVSETLMEALYELETAFKKAWSDRVFRKEYQDVLTEFVGRPSPLTFAEGLTNHAGGARIYLKREDLNHTGAHKINNAVGQALLAKRMGKKRLIAETGAGQHGVATATVAAKYGFDCEIFMGSEDARRQSLNVFRMNLLGAKVKEVDGGTKTLKDAISEALRDWAQSVLTTHYVLGTAFGPHPFPLMVRSFQSIIGREARQQIMKKEGRLPDALVACVGGGSNSLGLFHHFIGDASVQMFGIEAGGRSLSEGDHAARFQGGRVGVLQGSKTFVLQNPDGQILRTHSVSAGLDYSAVGPELAYYFETGRVHFDAVGDDEALQAFDTLSRLEGIIPALESSHAIAYGIRLAREMGRGKILIINLSGRGDKDVLEVARLRGEIS; encoded by the coding sequence ATGCCAGATCATTCCGGATATTTTGGGGAATTTGGCGGACGATTTGTTTCGGAAACACTGATGGAAGCTCTGTATGAACTTGAAACAGCTTTTAAAAAAGCTTGGAGTGACCGTGTATTCCGGAAAGAGTACCAGGATGTTCTTACGGAATTTGTCGGTAGGCCGTCTCCCCTGACTTTTGCCGAAGGATTGACCAACCATGCAGGTGGTGCTCGAATCTATCTCAAAAGGGAGGATCTCAACCATACTGGTGCGCACAAGATCAATAATGCTGTAGGTCAGGCCCTTCTTGCGAAAAGAATGGGAAAAAAAAGGCTTATTGCTGAAACAGGTGCTGGCCAGCATGGTGTCGCCACGGCAACTGTGGCGGCAAAGTATGGCTTTGATTGTGAAATTTTCATGGGGTCTGAAGATGCAAGGCGTCAATCCCTGAACGTTTTCCGGATGAACCTTCTTGGTGCAAAAGTAAAAGAAGTCGATGGCGGGACGAAGACGCTCAAGGATGCAATCAGTGAGGCTTTGAGGGATTGGGCCCAGTCTGTCCTGACAACCCATTACGTCCTGGGGACTGCGTTTGGACCGCATCCTTTTCCCTTGATGGTTCGCTCGTTCCAGTCTATTATCGGGCGTGAGGCACGCCAGCAAATCATGAAAAAGGAAGGGCGTCTGCCGGATGCACTGGTGGCTTGTGTGGGAGGCGGAAGCAATTCTCTCGGCTTGTTCCATCATTTTATTGGCGATGCATCTGTTCAGATGTTCGGAATCGAAGCGGGAGGCCGCTCATTGTCTGAAGGTGATCATGCCGCACGTTTTCAAGGCGGGAGAGTTGGTGTTCTACAGGGTTCCAAGACATTTGTCCTGCAGAACCCGGATGGTCAGATCCTGAGAACGCATTCCGTTTCCGCGGGTCTTGATTACTCAGCGGTAGGACCTGAATTGGCCTATTATTTTGAAACGGGACGCGTTCACTTTGATGCGGTTGGGGATGATGAAGCCTTGCAGGCATTTGATACCCTTTCTCGTCTGGAGGGGATTATACCGGCGCTGGAAAGTTCCCATGCGATCGCTTACGGTATTCGATTGGCCAGGGAAATGGGGCGTGGGAAGATCCTGATCATCAATCTTTCCGGCCGTGGAGATAAAGATGTTTTGGAGGTGGCTCGTTTGCGGGGGGAAATTTCATGA
- a CDS encoding phosphoribosylanthranilate isomerase, protein MWIKICGLTEPGEAAQISRMGVDAIGLIFYAKSPRGLTIERASEVVCDVSAGVMKVGVFVDPDWPYIERAVRSVPLDMLQWHGEPLSEEGLRQMNQMGVPWIDVRRIRPSETVLEVTSKAGAGMLLVEGFTEKAPGGTKTLWDFKKLSGIKTSVPLILSGGLDPELVRQAICDVSPFGVDVSSGVERSPGRKDLDKVARFINEARR, encoded by the coding sequence ATGTGGATTAAAATCTGTGGATTGACCGAGCCGGGGGAAGCCGCACAGATCAGCCGGATGGGAGTGGATGCGATTGGTTTGATCTTTTATGCAAAATCTCCGAGGGGGTTGACGATCGAGCGTGCATCCGAAGTTGTTTGTGACGTTTCGGCGGGAGTCATGAAGGTTGGTGTCTTCGTTGATCCTGATTGGCCATATATCGAGAGAGCAGTCCGATCGGTTCCGCTGGATATGCTTCAGTGGCATGGAGAACCCCTTTCCGAAGAGGGTCTCCGTCAGATGAACCAGATGGGAGTTCCCTGGATTGATGTGCGAAGGATTCGCCCATCTGAAACAGTTTTGGAGGTAACTTCCAAAGCAGGGGCTGGTATGTTGCTTGTGGAAGGATTTACCGAAAAGGCTCCGGGTGGAACCAAAACACTTTGGGATTTCAAGAAATTGTCCGGGATCAAAACATCTGTTCCCCTGATCCTCTCGGGAGGACTTGATCCGGAGCTGGTACGGCAGGCTATTTGTGATGTATCACCTTTTGGTGTTGATGTTTCCTCGGGAGTAGAACGATCACCGGGCAGAAAAGATTTGGATAAAGTGGCCAGATTCATTAATGAAGCGAGAAGGTAA
- the accD gene encoding acetyl-CoA carboxylase, carboxyltransferase subunit beta: protein MGWLSRSHSKDKTSEKKLPEVQEGERKVRIPEGLWIKCHLCRQIVYRKEVEKAGKVCPKCNYHFPITIDERIAQLADPDSFVEFAGQIEPLDPLNFTDSMRYPERVRLAQKKTGLTEALRIGDCKINARPAVLGVFSFGFMGGSMGSVVGEKVVRAAERALELKVPLILVTASGGARMQEGIFSLMQMARTSAAISRLHENAIPFFSVLTDPTFGGVSASFAMLGDVILAEPRSLIGFAGPRVIEQTIKQQLPEGFQRAEFLLSHGFLDMIVERGKLRETLSLLICHFRQNGTSKCQSEGDPEGEALVRD, encoded by the coding sequence ATGGGTTGGCTTTCAAGGTCTCATTCGAAAGATAAAACTTCTGAAAAAAAACTCCCTGAAGTTCAGGAAGGTGAACGGAAAGTTCGGATTCCTGAAGGTCTCTGGATCAAGTGTCATTTGTGCCGCCAAATCGTTTACCGCAAGGAAGTTGAAAAAGCGGGTAAGGTTTGCCCCAAGTGCAATTACCATTTTCCCATTACGATTGATGAACGGATAGCCCAACTGGCGGATCCGGACTCCTTCGTTGAGTTTGCCGGGCAGATTGAACCGTTGGATCCCTTGAATTTTACCGATAGCATGCGTTATCCGGAGCGAGTCAGATTGGCTCAAAAAAAGACAGGGCTGACAGAGGCGTTGCGGATTGGTGATTGCAAGATCAATGCTCGTCCAGCTGTTCTTGGGGTTTTTTCTTTTGGGTTCATGGGTGGAAGTATGGGGTCTGTGGTAGGTGAAAAGGTTGTGAGGGCCGCGGAGCGAGCACTTGAACTGAAAGTTCCCCTTATTTTGGTGACTGCATCTGGAGGAGCCAGAATGCAGGAGGGAATTTTTTCTCTTATGCAAATGGCCAGAACCAGTGCAGCCATTTCCCGTCTCCATGAAAATGCCATTCCGTTTTTCTCGGTTTTGACCGATCCGACCTTCGGAGGTGTCTCGGCCAGCTTTGCAATGCTGGGAGATGTCATTCTTGCAGAACCCCGTTCCCTGATTGGTTTTGCAGGTCCGAGAGTCATTGAACAAACAATCAAGCAGCAACTCCCTGAAGGTTTCCAAAGGGCGGAATTTCTACTGTCGCATGGTTTTTTGGACATGATTGTTGAGAGAGGAAAGCTTCGGGAAACGCTCTCTCTGCTCATCTGTCATTTCCGCCAAAACGGAACGTCCAAGTGTCAGTCGGAGGGAGACCCTGAGGGCGAAGCCCTGGTGCGTGATTGA
- a CDS encoding bifunctional folylpolyglutamate synthase/dihydrofolate synthase, with protein MNFLNGLRLHGIHPTLENVRALLDRTGNPQLRFSSIQVVGSNGKGSTASILASILAANDEGLVGLYTSPHLSDLRERVLVQGQMLPVDSWLQVLDFTERSIRELGLPITFFEAITCAAFSLFERSGIQMAVLEAGMGGRWDATSVAIPLATVLTSVSLEHTQILGNTLVQILAEKIAVGREGRPFIAKLPDELLPEFQRHANTMGFIPILWGRDFSARWVSPETSLKRMFSYKGPSGTMELPVSLVADYQIGNIALALASLDVLGKLPKEETLAKALLQVVHPGRWEKISDSPQVYLDGAHNPEAAEVLAQTIKDAFGPDQKVIYLFGILEDKNWKQVLEHLVPSAESFFLTSPLSNRAVAPERLVQWLSSVNATLPKKSGPIEQVLGEAIERAASLSLPLVVAGSLYLVGEVRQRLTGLIPDFPVGEHSPEDNRPS; from the coding sequence ATGAATTTTTTAAATGGTCTCCGCCTGCATGGGATTCATCCAACACTGGAAAACGTTCGAGCTCTCCTTGATCGAACCGGTAATCCCCAGCTTCGCTTTTCCTCCATACAGGTTGTTGGCTCGAATGGCAAAGGTTCGACGGCTTCAATCTTGGCAAGCATCCTCGCTGCCAATGATGAAGGGTTGGTGGGTTTGTACACATCTCCCCACCTGTCGGATTTGAGAGAGCGTGTATTGGTCCAGGGTCAGATGCTTCCTGTGGACTCCTGGCTTCAGGTTCTGGATTTTACGGAGCGATCCATCCGGGAGCTTGGCCTCCCCATCACATTTTTTGAAGCCATAACCTGCGCAGCCTTTTCTCTTTTTGAACGTTCAGGAATCCAAATGGCGGTTCTTGAGGCGGGTATGGGCGGGCGTTGGGATGCGACTTCCGTTGCGATTCCTCTCGCTACAGTATTGACTTCCGTTTCCCTTGAACATACCCAGATACTCGGCAATACTCTTGTTCAGATTCTGGCCGAGAAGATCGCTGTAGGTCGGGAAGGCAGACCTTTTATCGCTAAATTGCCTGATGAGCTTTTGCCTGAATTTCAGCGACATGCTAACACCATGGGCTTTATTCCCATTCTCTGGGGAAGGGACTTTTCCGCACGATGGGTCTCACCGGAAACCTCCCTGAAAAGAATGTTTAGCTATAAAGGACCTTCAGGAACAATGGAGCTTCCTGTTTCTCTTGTGGCGGATTATCAGATTGGAAACATTGCCTTGGCATTGGCTTCTCTTGATGTTTTAGGGAAGCTGCCAAAAGAAGAAACGCTCGCCAAAGCACTTCTCCAGGTCGTTCATCCGGGACGATGGGAGAAGATTTCGGACAGTCCCCAAGTCTATCTTGATGGAGCCCATAACCCAGAGGCGGCAGAGGTTTTGGCTCAAACAATCAAGGATGCCTTTGGCCCTGACCAGAAAGTGATTTATCTGTTTGGCATTCTTGAAGACAAGAACTGGAAGCAGGTTTTGGAACATCTTGTTCCATCAGCAGAGTCTTTCTTTTTGACCTCCCCTCTTTCGAACCGGGCTGTCGCCCCTGAGCGATTGGTCCAATGGTTGTCGTCTGTCAATGCGACATTACCGAAGAAATCCGGACCTATTGAGCAAGTCCTTGGGGAAGCCATTGAAAGGGCTGCTTCATTATCGTTGCCACTTGTGGTTGCAGGATCCTTATATCTGGTCGGGGAGGTCAGACAACGGTTGACAGGATTGATTCCGGATTTTCCCGTTGGAGAGCATTCTCCCGAAGACAATAGACCATCGTGA
- the trpA gene encoding tryptophan synthase subunit alpha, giving the protein MMPRTLKKVRLSDKKVIPYLMAGDPDLPVTKRLLSEASKAGVWAVELGIPFSDPTADGPVIQKAAIRALSDKTSLTKILSFLGEIPLSERPPIFIMTYFNLFLSLTIEEFIQEAGRVGGIVGAVIPDLSFEDSKKVRKAFKAAGLALIPFISPTTSPSRIKKILATADGFIYFVSLLGTTGKALTLSSTMEESVRNLRSQTKLPVCVGFGIQTPEMAKEILQFSDGVIVGSRLVQEEKDPLEWGKLLRQFCEVARSMPSSQHQ; this is encoded by the coding sequence ATGATGCCCCGGACCCTTAAAAAAGTGAGACTCTCTGATAAAAAAGTCATCCCATATCTTATGGCGGGAGATCCGGATCTCCCGGTGACCAAGCGACTTCTCTCTGAAGCGAGCAAGGCAGGTGTATGGGCTGTTGAATTGGGAATTCCCTTCTCTGACCCGACGGCAGATGGTCCAGTTATCCAGAAGGCGGCCATCAGGGCCCTATCGGATAAAACATCCCTTACCAAAATTCTCTCTTTTCTGGGAGAGATTCCGCTTTCTGAAAGACCTCCTATTTTTATCATGACCTACTTCAATCTCTTTTTGTCATTGACGATTGAGGAGTTTATCCAGGAGGCCGGTCGAGTTGGCGGTATCGTCGGGGCAGTGATACCGGATCTGTCTTTTGAAGACTCAAAGAAGGTCAGGAAAGCTTTTAAAGCGGCGGGTTTGGCTCTCATCCCGTTTATATCACCGACGACAAGCCCGTCCCGTATAAAAAAAATTCTTGCAACAGCGGATGGATTCATTTACTTTGTATCTTTGCTGGGTACGACTGGAAAAGCGCTGACCTTGTCGTCGACAATGGAAGAGTCGGTGAGGAATCTTCGTTCTCAGACGAAATTGCCTGTTTGTGTCGGTTTTGGAATTCAGACTCCGGAAATGGCAAAAGAGATTCTCCAGTTTTCTGACGGAGTGATTGTTGGGTCCAGATTGGTTCAGGAAGAAAAGGATCCGCTTGAGTGGGGAAAATTGTTGCGACAATTTTGCGAAGTGGCCAGATCGATGCCTTCTTCGCAACATCAATAG